The following is a genomic window from Bufo gargarizans isolate SCDJY-AF-19 chromosome 10, ASM1485885v1, whole genome shotgun sequence.
gcacactataggaaaaagcaccagcccatGTGcgctcctggccaccagagaggctggcattcttatctatagtgtgcaaacacgaccaccgctgatggattgcagggtggtcgtaactatggaaacaagcaatgtataatgtgatggaaaaataaatccagccagcaagggaAGCAGTATGGCCaatcaatacattagtaagcgccttgtattaactttctctagcgTAGGGTTTCTCAACTcaggtcctcgggacccacctaccagtcatgttttcaggatttccttagtattgagcagttgatataattagtgtccatgcatccatgtatttattctgtgggatattctcaaatcctgactggtaggtgggtcctgaggaccggagttgagaaaccatGCTCTAgaggataaatgccatttgctgatgtgagaggacccctttaactttgCTCCCTGTCATTGACCTAGTGACAAGAATGACTGCTCATCGGGCTCATAATTCTCTCTCCGACATAGATTTCCCTGAGATATGTACAGCCTGAATAgtctaaagcagtgtttcccaaccagcgtgcctccagctgttgcaaaactacaacgcaCAGCTGtgctggcatgctgggagttgtagttttgcaacagctggaggcacactggtcggGAAACCCTggtctaaagggccctttacacaggctgagAATCCTAAAGATAATTGTTCATAGGACCGCTCTTCAGCGACTgtctggcagtgtaaatgtacGCTCGTTCATCGGTAATCCCATCATTTGTGCGCACACAAACCTGTTTGCCGGTGGCAGATGATGCTGTGTAATCAGTGCTCAGCTGCCGGAAAATAATGATTCAGTATTGGGTTGAGCGATGGAATTAGCGAttactgctccccatactgtggagaagatccctgcatgtaaatgctgcgctctcctccaccagcgagcagcagattgtcgggatcCCAAGTAAAGGGACCTTCAAGATCTTACATGGCTGACGCACTCAATCCTGAATAATTCCTGTGCGATTTGTCACATTGTTTTTGTGCCTCATCAGGGGCCAGACGTGCTTCTAGGGATGGAACAAATGGGAATAAGGCTCCTGGTTCTGAGCATTTCCCGGCATTAATACAAGTCTGTCTGCGCGCCCTGAACATATCTGCACATGTAGGGATAAGAGACAGTGAAGCGGGCCATATGTGAGATCTAAATCTAATGTGTTTGACGTCCTCCCCGACGCTGGGGGACATTAAGGTCTCTGTAAACAGGACAACAGGACGgcattccttcccggcaatctgctgcctgctggtggaggagaccgctgttattacaagcagcgatctcctccacggtATGGGGAGCagggatcgctaatgccatcattCTTCTCCATACTGACTCGTTGTTTACCGGCAGCAGAACGTGATTACACCGCACCATCGGCTGCCGACAAAAGACATCGGAGATCAGCCGCTACCAGGTGCCCATACAGGACTGAGGTGtccggcagcagctttctcccctctctccATTCACTACATATACAAGCTCAGCCATGGCGGAAGAGATGGCTGTAGGCCAAAGGAGATAAGTGTTATAAATTGTGAGCCACAGGAGCATATTGGCCTTATTAGCCATCCGATCTGTCCACTTCATAATAGGGCTATCCAGGCTGAAATAgacacattcacatgaccgtatggattTTGTGGTCCTTAAAATGCAGATCcacaaacatgtcctatacttgaccgcaaaatgcagaccaccgacccactgaagtcaataaGTCTAAAACAATGGGAATgcaacacggacgccatctgtattttgcggattgcAAAGTACACACGGTCGGGAATGCTCATATCCTGCAGACAGACAGGGTGTTATCTGGTGCATGAAGTCACAACGTATCCGCCTGTTCGCTGTTCATTAATACATTGTATATCCTCAGGACTCTCCATGTATCTTATTACTTTGAGCTACTCCTTTTTCTTTCTAATAAAAGGTTATGTTTtactaaacacccccccccccccccccccccccagggttaAAAAACGCAGTGAAACAAGAGTGTATGGAGGGACGACAATCTATCAGAGAAAACATATTTTCTAATAGGATTTTCCATCCAGGGGGATTCTTTACACGTAAAGTGAAAGATTTTTTGGACTCTCCAGGAACGCAGAATATTTTATAATCCGACTGCTGGATTTAAACACTTTAGTGTCTTTTTACAAATATAATATTTTaagtcacaaaaaataaaaataaataaatggaggaACCCCTACAAAAGTGatagatgggtcatcaatatgagattgccCCTGGCATGCAGCACTACCTTTCCGATATAGATGACCATACTAAGGATAGGTCAATTCCGTTGAGATGCAGAAACAAACAAGGTGTGCCCCCTTGTGCCACTGCGGGTAATGCTCAGGGAGTCGGCCTCCACACTTCACCCGTCCTCAGAGTACAGGTAACATCTCTATGTAAGGAAGGCTGCCTCCATGGTCTTCCTTATATAGTGTTAGGGAATGGCATAAATATTCTCATTACACTTGTCTGGAGAGTGGGATTCAGAGTAGTCCCAtctaacctgaggctctccaaacagggcatgctgggagttgtagtatacaGTCTAGGTAAAGGATACGAGGTCATAATTTGCAAATCACAGTTTTCTCCTGTGCTGGACCCAGGAGCTGCTGGTTCATCATTTCAATGCTAGAGCTCTCCTGTAATCTGTGTCTATCCTGTCCTGCAGGCAAGAGCGCCCCCTGCTGATTCCCAATGAGGCTGTCCGtgcttctcctgctgctgctgtcgctgGCGGTGGCTCAGGCGCAGTTGCAATGGTTAAAAAACAAAGGCAGACAAGTCAAGAACAACGTTAGAGACGCTGCCAGATTTTCAAAGCAGGCCGCTAAAGGTAGGTGCCAACCGAGGAGGCATGGCGAAACAATAAAATTCCATTCTGtgcccactagggggagctgctACTGGTAAATAAGTCATTTGTATTACCGAGTGATCAAAGCTCTATAAAGGGTATGCTCACTTCTGCAACTTATTTTTACTGTTCCTCTGCATTTCCATTATgttaaatttaccaaaaaataaaaataaaaaacctgcCGTTTTCTATCAGCAGCTCCCGTGCACATCTATGTGCCTCCATGGTTgcagatttgtgtaatctcatcaGTCTTGTGCTACTCCACTTTAATAGACAGAGGAGCTGTAAGAGCACATAGGTCTGCATAGCAGCGGTATACACAAAACCGTAGACTTTCAGGGAAATTTTGATGATCTCGCGGTTTCCTTGCTACCCCCATCACTAGATATTTAGGACAAGACAAGGAAAGAGTGAAATTCCCTACATTGTAGATCACAATAGTGTGCCCAGCTATTGTGTTATTGGAATTGCTCCCCTGTTGGATACATCTGGTAACTGCAGGCTGCAGCCTCACAGATTTATCCAACAGGGGAGCAATCCTaataatatattttcagttctaATGAAAtataaagagggggggggggggcacttattTTAGGGTAACACTGACTCATGATGTCCTGCAGGATCCTTGGACATGGCTCGAGCCTATAAAGATATGAGAGATGCCAACTGGAAGAATGCCGACAAGTATTTCCATGCCCGGGGGAATTACGATGCTGCAAAGAGAGGAAAGGGTGGCGCCTGGGCGGCCAGGGTTATAAGGTAAGTGTCCCTATAGACCTGGGAACACCCTAATCATCAGGATGTGATGTACTGACCTAATAATGTTACCCACCCTTCACTACACAATATTCATAGAATGATGATtcggttaatttttttaaacctatTTTCAACTTGTACTCTGGTCACACccaaagctgcattcagaatCGTGGTGGTAGCTGCTTGGAACGAAAAAGAAGTCGCCTTGCACTTGCACCCCTACCAGCTAAGCAGACTGCCTCCCCCAGGCACTATGCCCCCTGTGTGCTGGGAGATACTGAGGTGGGGGGTGGAATCTCCAATAGGGAACCATTTACTAACGAGATTGGAAGATTATATCTGGTTGTCAGCAATGGGGAACCCGATCACCACCACAATGAGTTCAACATCATAGCCCTGTCAATAGCTCAGCATAGAACTGAACCAGCAGGGGCTGCAGCGAGTTAACAGGATGCCAGTAGGATTTTGaaggcagctttggatgtgacacAGCAACAATATCCTGAGACGGTGTCCATTTCTGTCTTTTCCCAGTAATGCAAGAGAACGCGTCCAGACCATCGGAGGCAGAGGACTTGCAGACAGCGCTGCAGATCAGAGGGCGAACAAGTGGGGGCGAAGCGGCCGTGACCCCAATCACTTCAGACCTAAAGGGCTCCCTAAGAAATACTAGAGCCGTGCCCTATCCCAACACATCAGCGTGAACCATGACCGGCAGCAGCTATAGGGTCTTGCTGGATGTGATCAGCGTTACCCCGTAGGGTCATTCTCTGTACATGCACATTCATGGAAGCAATAAAGCTCTTCTGCTACTTTTACAGATCCTTGTATTTACTGTAATGTATTATAAAATATCACTGCTGCGAACACATGATGATTATATTGTCTAATATATAATGCTATTCGACAATAACAAAATCTTCTCCACCttgcccagaccgccatgatgacttccAGCCATAAGTTACATCTGCATAGTTTGCTGCACAGACATCTTTGGTAACTTACTTCACCTGCAGGTCCCCTCACTCTTCACAAACCGCCATCCTGCTGCTCCTAATAATGTGACAGCCCATACATAGATAGGGCACAGTCTCAAACTAAGATAATATAACCCTAACTGCCCCATATAAAGTTGCCCTATAAGCAGTGCCGACagcattcagaccccagaccagacctctaaaCTAAATCAGACTACAGTTGAGACCCTATAAATGAATTCTGACCCCAGAGCAGAACTCCCAAGCTAATTCTTACTGACACACTAAATTAATACAAACCCCCAGACCAAACCCTTGGACTaattcagactccagaccagttaaagaggaccttttactggtcctgacattacaatataTGTACCTGGCACTGTAGGGCATTTCTAGCAGATGTCATGGCTGCAATTTTGTTTCCCCGATTGGTTGCTCTGTTGCCCCGCTGTGCTCCCTGTTCTGGTTTTGTAATAGCATCGGTACGGAGAGGAAAGGCTTTTCTCGGGGAACGTCTCCCTCTCCCTGGTTGCAGTGCGGTCCGATCGAAGCCGAGCacgggaaaaggcgatcagttttttctccctggctgcggcAGGGTCTGCTCCTCTTTAAATAAATCAGGCCACAAGagagaaaaatatttaactcTCCCAGCTCCTGGCTTCACTGTGGCACAGTATCAGGGCCTAGCCCGCTGTAACAGACAACATCCTGACGCTGGCCATCACCGGGTCCTTGTACAATGAGCGCCTCTTACTGAGAGCCACCCTAGGCACTGACACTAGGGCAAAATATAGCCCGGAAGATAAGAATGTGGTTTGCAAACACTGTTCTAAATGGGACATCCCCTCTATTAATGTAGcaaatgtatgtacaatgtaCTAATGTAGCAGGATTTCCCAATATTCAAATATGAATTTTCTAAACCACACAACATACTCCCCTCCCCATTAATGTGTGcaaggtaggggggggggggggggggactgaaaaCGACTACAGGAAGGAAATCTGATTGAGCAATATCTTCTATACTATAGGGACATTAACACCACAGATTACTGAGTCCAATCACATCAACCACTATACACAGACTGTGCACATTTCTATTTTCCCCACTAATGCAGGAGAACGCATCCAGACCATCGGAGGCAGAGGACTTGCAGACAGCGCTGCAGATCAGAGGGTGAACAAGTGGGGGCGAAGCGGCCGTGACCCCAATCACTTCAGACCTAAAAGGGCTCCCTAAGAAATACTAGAGCCGTGCCCCGAGTATCACGGCGTATCAGCAATAACAGTGACAGCTGCAACAGGGGGCGCTCTGGGTGTGAGCAGTGTTAGCCCTATAGGGGCGTTCTCTGTACATGCACAATGTTCATGGAAATAGATTTGCTACATTTACAGATTCTCGTACTAAGCCACATTACACACCCCAAAAGGGGCAAACAGAGTAACGGCTATTTTAAATTTATCTTAATTGCAGTTTACCAATGCTCTCCATCTGGCCCTGACGGCCATCATGACTTCTTCCAGCCATAACGCGCCTCTGCATAGTTTGCTGCACAGACATCTTTAGTCACATGCTTCCCCAGCAGGTCCCTTCCATCTGCACAAAGTCCCATCCTGCTGCTGCCCCCGATAATGTGTCGGCGGTGCTGCTCAGCACCAGGGATGAGCGAAATTCCTATTTTGAgttggggtatatgctgaattgcgttatggattccgttaccacagaccatagccCAAATCCATAACGGaaggcctttagaggcattccgttatttattccgtcataatagaagtctatggcctgcataacgaaaaccggacggatccattatgcaggccatagacttctaaaggcattccgttatgcattccgtcatggaattgcgttatggtccgtggtaatggaatccataacgcaattcaccttttaccaccaaacgaagtgtgaacgaatttcataagcggaaattcactcatctctagctgcttacagcaaccactagagggagctcactacgtgcagattatacagccaccgctaggGGGATCTCACTAtgtgcagattatacagccaccactagagggagccccctacatacagattatacagccaccactagagggagccccctacatacagattatacagccaccactagaggaagctcactacatacagattatacagccaccgctagaggaagctcactacatacagattatacagccaccgctagaggaagcccactacatacagattatacagccaccactagaggaagctcactacatacagattatacagccaccactagagggagctcactacgtgCAGATTATacacccaccactagagggagctcactacatacagattatacagccaccgctagagggagctcactacatacagattatacagccaccactaggtggagctcactacatacagattatacagcaaccactagagggagctcactacatacagattatacagcaaccactagagggagctgtgcATCAGTGAGTATCATTCCAGTTTATACACCCCAAAAGGGGCGAGCAACCTAATGGCTACCGCAAAGTGTACAATTCAGATGGGAAGCGAGTTTATCATCTGTGACAAGATTATAATAATATCACTCCCCACATGTACAGGGGAATGCGGGGATTATAATAACACCGCCCCCCCATCTATAGGGGAATGGTGTGAGTATAATAACACCGCCACCATCTATAGAGGAATGGCAGGAGTATAATAACACCGCCTCCATCTATAGGGGAATGAGAAGAGTATAATAACACCGCCTCCATCTATAGGGGAATGGGGGGAGTATAATAACACCGCCTCCATCTATAGGGGAATGAGGGGAGTATAATAACACCGCCTCCATCTATAGGGGAATGAGGGGAGTATAATAACACCGCCTCCATCTATAGGGGAATGAGGGGAGTATAATAACACCGCCTCCATCTATAGGGGAATGAGAGGAGTATAATAACACCGCCTCCATCTATAGGGGAATGACAGGGGTATAATAACACCGCCTCCATCTATAGGGGAATGGCAGGGGTATAATAACACCGCCTCCATCTATAGGGGAATGGCAGGGGTATAATAACACCGCCTCCATCTATAGGGGAATGAGAGGAGTATAATAACACCGCCTCCATCTATAGGGGAATGAGAGGAGTATAATAACACCGCCTCCATCTATAGGGGAATGGCAGGAGTATAATAACACCGCCTCCATCTATAGGGGAATGAGGGGAGTATAATAACACCGCCTCCATCTATAGGGGAATGAGGGGAGTATAATAACACCGCCTCCATCTATAGGGGAATGAGGGGAGTATAATAACACCGCCTCCATCTATAGGGGAATGAGAGGAGTATAATAACACCGCCTCCATCTATAGGGGAATGGCAGGGGTATAATAACACCGCCTCCATCTATAGGGGAATGGCAGGGGTATAATAACACCGCCTCCATCTATAGGGGAATGGCAGGGGTATAATAACACCGCCTCCATCTATAGGGGAATGGCAGGGGTATAATAACACCGCCTCCATCTATAGGGGAATGGCAGGGGTATAATAACACCGCCTCCATCTATAGGGGAATGGCAGGGGTATAATAACACCGCCTCCATCTATAGGGGAATGGCAGGGGTATAATAACACCGCCTCCATCTATAGGGGAATGGCAGGGGTATAATAACACCGCCTCCATCTATAGGGGAATGGCAGGGGTATAACAACACCGCCTCCATCTATAGGGGAATGGCAGGGGTATAACAACACCGCCTCCATCTATAGGGGAATGGCAGGGGTATAACAACACCGCCTCCATCTATAGGGGAATGGCGGGAGTATAACAACACCGCCTCCATCTATAGGGGAATGAGGGGAGTATAACAACACCGCCTCCATCTATAGGGGAATGAGGGGAGTATAACAACACCGCCTCCATCTATAGGGGAATGAGAGGAGTATAACAACACCGCCTCCATCTATAGGGGAATGAGAGGAGTATAACAACACCGCCTCCATCTATAGGGGAATGAGAGGAGTATAACAACACCGCCTCCATCTATAGGGGAATGACAGGGGTATAATAACACCGCCTCCATCTATAGGGGAATGACAGGAGTATAACACCGCCTCCATCTATAGGGGAATGACAGGGGTATAACAACACCGCCTCCATCTATAGGGGAATGACAGGGGTATAACAACACCGCCTCCATCTATAGGGGAATGACAGGGGTATAACAACACCGCCTCCATCTATAGGGGAATGACAGGGGTATAACAACACCGCCTCCATCTATAGGGGAATGACAGGGGTATAACACCGCCTCCATCTATAGGGGAATGACAGGGGTATAATAACACCGCCTCCATCTATAGGGGAATGACAGGGGTATAATAACACCGCCTCCATCTATAGGGGAATGACAGGGGTATAATAACACCGCCTCCATCTATAGGTGAATGACAGGGGTATAATAACACCGCCTCCATCTATAGGGGAATGGCAGGGGTATAATAACACCGCCTCCATCTATAGGGGAATGGCGGGAGTATAATAACACCGCCTCCATCTATAGGGGAATGGCGGGAGTATAATAACACCGCCTCCATCTATAGGGGAATGGCGGGAGTATAATAACACCGCCTCCATCTATAGGGGAATGGCGGGAGTATAATAACACCGCCTCCATCTATAGGGGAATGAGAGGAGTATAATAACACCGCCTCCATCTATAGGGGAATGAGAGGAGTATAATAACACCGCCTCCATCTATAGGGGAATGACAGGGGTATAATAACACCGCCTCCATCTATAGGGGAATGACAGGGGTATAATAACACCGCCTCCATCTATAGGTGAATGACAGGGGTATAATAACACCGCCTCCATCTATAGGGGAATGGCAGGGGTATAATAACACCGCCTCCATCTATAGGGGAATGGCGGGAGTATAATAACACCGCCTCCATCTATAGGGGAATGGCGGGAGTATAATAACACCGCCTCCATCTATAGGGGAATGGCGGGAGTATAATAACACCGCCTCCATCTATAGGGGAATGGCGGGAGTATAATAACACCGCCTCCATCTATAGGGGAATGGCAGGAGTATAATAACACCGCCTCCATCTATAGGGGAATGAGAGTATAATAACACCGCCTCCATCTATAGGGGAATGGCAGGAATATAATAACACCGCCTCCATCTATAGGGGAATGAGAGGAGTATGATAACACCGCCTCCATCTATAGGGGAATGAGAGGAGTATGATAACACCGCCTCCATCTATAGGGGAATGAGAGGGGTATAATAACACCGCCTCCATCTATAGGGGAATGAGAGGGGTATAATAACACCGCCTCCATCTATAGGGGAATGACAGGGGGTATAATAACACCGCCTCCATCTATAGGGGAATGGCGGGAGTATAATAACACCGCCACCATCTATAGGGGAATGGCAGGAGTATAATAACACCGCCACCATCTTCTTGCAGTATTGGGTTATACTTGTGTTTTGTGTGGAAACCCTGCACCAGGAACAATCCCATTCAGAGGTACTGGTTCTGCTCAGTGTGAGCATCCCCTAACGGAGACCCTGCGGTCAGCGCCTCCCCTACAACCTGCCCCTCACTCCCGCAGCCTGTGCGCAATGTAAGAGCAAGATAAAATGGAAAACCCATCAAAGGAGAAGCTCTATCACAGCAAACTATCCACGGAGTCGTGTGAGCTCGGGCCCTCAGGGGCCACAAACATCCGGGGCTAGGAGCGCAGCACAAATCCTCAGAGACAGATTAGTGACACGGAATAGTCCATTTGCGacagcgcgggggggggggggtgattatcAGTCACAACAGCGCACTTCTCAACCAGACGGACATAAACGGAGACGGAGCACCGCGCGGCAGGCGGCCGCAGACCGGGGCTTCACAAGACGACCAACGGGGGTTTGAATTTCCCTCCTCCCCGGTGACTGCGGCCATCGGCTGCTCCGAGCAGTCACTCACAACTCACCCATACTGCTCCTCGGCCTCGACGTCACAAGCCCCGCCCCGTCACGTGACGCAGCAAAGCCAAGCCGCTACTGAGCATGTGACCTACTATAAACAGGGTGCAGGTGCTACGGAAGGTCgcgaggcacaaacaacctcagTCGCTTCCCATTTGACTTGCTGCTTCCTGCCGAGTACAGAAATCGCTATAGAGGGAATTCACGCTTCCTCATCTATTGAATAGTGAAATGGCCTCACAAACCCTTAAATTCACTTCTGCATTGATTTTATCTGGTCTTTTTCTCATTCCCGTCAGCTGCAGGCTGTCAGACCCGTCAGCACACAGAGCACAGGGTGGGAATGGGATCTGGGCGCCTGCCAGAAAAGCTAAATAATTTCAatagcagctttggatgtgaacagaGAATAAATATTGCATTTATTTTGAATTTACTTTGCGCATCAATTTCCCCTATTTTCAacatctctgcttgttgtcaggtAATGGGAGAATTCTTCCTAGAATGAAAGCATGCGCTgctgcaggggcagactgggaacttatagtggccctgaaaaaaatactaagagtggccccgttttgtagtttgGTCCAaaatgatggaaggcagggccggcaataccatattgtggcacatgatACCTCCCCAACAGAGCATCACAAAACACGTCCCCAAAAACTTCCGCtggcggctgtgaggagggctcaggcggccccctgggaaatttccctgtaaggtctgtggccaatccgcccctgctcagcagtcgcccttaggcctcatgcacacaaccgttgttctggtccgcatctgagccgcagtttttgtggctcgaatgcaaatccattcacttcaattctgctgcaaaagatggggacagcactctgtgttctGTCc
Proteins encoded in this region:
- the LOC122920146 gene encoding serum amyloid A-5 protein-like, whose amino-acid sequence is MRLSVLLLLLLSLAVAQAQLQWLKNKGRQVKNNVRDAARFSKQAAKGSLDMARAYKDMRDANWKNADKYFHARGNYDAAKRGKGGAWAARVISNARERVQTIGGRGLADSAADQRANKWGRSGRDPNHFRPKGLPKKY